Genomic segment of Elusimicrobiaceae bacterium:
CGGTATTGCTTAACAGAACCGCGGGTGTTTTCGCGATCATCGTGTAAACCTGTCCGCGGTTTATTTTTGCCTTTACGGCGGGATCAAGAATATTGTCCGTTTTCGCGATTTCGGCCAGAGTGTCAAGACACATATAAACCGGCCACGCCACCGCCGCCCTCATGCGCAGCTGGCTTTTGGGGATGGCGCGCATGTAGTCCTCGGCGGAGGCCAGATTGTCCAGCCCCCAGAGCAGCCACTTGCGCAGCACCGGCCGGAATTTTGGCATGCTGGCGGGTTGGAGCAGGCCGCGCGGCTCAAGCCCGGCGGCTCTGATGTCCTGTATCGGGAAGTAACACCGCCCGATCCGCAGGTCTGACGCCACATCGCGCAGGATATTGGTTATCTGAAGCGCTTTTCCGATCCCGTCGGCGCGTGCTTCGTTGCGCAGATCGGGGTCGCGCATGACTTTGCAGATTACGGCCAGCCGCGTCCAGAACAGGCCCGGCCCGCCGCCTATATAATGGCAGTACTCGTCCAGCTGGCCGGCGGAGCCGAACGCGCGCATGGTGGTTTCGTCCCGCCCGAACAGTTCCAGATCGGCGGTCATGCCGCGGCATACGTCACGCACGGTCTGCAGGGTGATATCGCGTTCCGCGGCCGGCATCGAGTCATAAGCCGACAGAATGTCCGGCAGCCTGGCGATCAGTTCCTTTTCATGCGGCAGATCCGATCCGGCTGTAAGGTCCCTCACCAGCGAATCAGCATGTTCGGCGCGTGCACGCGCGTCCGTCAGCAGCTGGGGAAATATGCCAATCCGCGAAAGTCGTGTTTCGTAAGGCACCACTTTGGTGTCGGCCACGGAGTCCGCCGCGCGGCACAGCAGATAGCACACGCAGAACGCTTCGCTCATGCGCGGCGGCAGCGCCCTTATGCTCAGATAAAGCGAACGGGAAGTTTTTTTCAGTATGGGAAACAATGCCGGATTCATAAAACCTTGCCAGATCCTACGCAAATTCATATGTTAAAATATGACCAGTAATAGTTTATAATATATGAAATGAAAAAGCTTTCCGAAGTTTCAGTGCTGGCCTGGAATATCGCAGGGGCTGAGGCGATAAGCGCGAAGTTTGACACCATTCGGCGCGAGCATCTGTTTGTCAGTCTGACGGAAATAGAGAAACTGCTGTCGCTGACTGCGGCAAAACTGAATTTCAGCGACGCGCAGGTCCGGCGCGCGGCCGACGAATACGCCGATATTTCCGGAATTTTCGAGAAGCTGAAACTGGATCCGCGCAAACTGCGGCGCACCGTGCGCGCGGCCATGGGCGAAGGCAAAACGGGCGCGCTTTCCGGCAATATACGCCGCAGCGCGGAGTGCAAAGAGATTTTTCAGCAGGCGGAAGCGCTTGCCGATTCGCGGGAGCAGGTATCTTCGCTGGACCTGCTGGCCGCGCTGATGGGCAGCCCGGGCAAGATAATTTCGGACGCGCTGTCCGATTACGGGGTGGAACCGTCGCGCATGCTGTCGGCGACCAATGAGGCCCGGCTTGGGAAAAAACAGGCGCAGGGCGGCGCGCAAAAAAGCGGCGCGGAAGCCGCGCCGGCGGAGCAGGCCAGGCCGGAAGCGGCCGCGCCTAAAGCAAGGGACAATGAGCGGTTCATGCCGCCGGCGTTACGGTCGGATAAGGAAAATGCCGCGCCTGCCGCAGAAAAACAGAACCCCGGGTCGGACCGGTTCAAGCCGCCATTGCCGGAGCCGGATCATCTGGCAGAAGAGCTTTTCGGGCCGCGCAGGGAACCTGCGCGGATGGACAATTCGCCCTATGCGCCGCCGCTGCCGGCGCGCGGGCCGGCCGGCGAGAAACCGAAGATAATCGTGCGCGGCGCGTCCGGGTACGGTGATGAGTATGTTCCGCCGAAACACGCAGATAAAATTCTGAAAATCGGCAGGAACCTGGTCAGGCGCGCGAGCGAAAAAATGCTGCTGCCGGCGGTGCAGCGCGAGAAAGAGGTAAAGGCGGTTTTCGATATACTGGACCGCAACGCCAAAATGCCGCTGCTGATAGGGGAAGACGGGGTTGGCAAGTCGGTGCTGATCCACACACTGGCGATGCGCGTGTGGGACAATACCGCGCCCGCCATGATGAAAGGCGCGAATATTATCGAGTTTTCCACCGGCGAACTGCTTTCAGCGGCCGATGGCGACCCGGCGGAGTTTTTCAAAAGCATTTTGAAGGAAGCCGAGAAGCATCCTTCGGTATATCTGTATGTGACGGATCTGCATGAGCTGCTCAAACGCGCTGATTCGCTCAGCATTCTGCTCAAGGATTTTGTCATGGACCGCGGCGTGCACGTTATCGGCGGCACCACGCCTAAGGGTTTTAAGGAAGATATCGAGCCGGAAAAGAAATTCGCGGTTTATTTCGAGCCGGTTGACGTAAAGGAGCCTGACCAGGCCGCGGTGCTTGAAATTTTACGGGCGAACAAGACCGGGCTGGAGATAAAAAGCGGAGGCCGTCTGACCGATCGCGCTTTGCTGGCGGCGTATACGCTAAGCACAAGGTTTGGCCTGCCGGGTTTCATGCCGAGGAAAGCGCTGGGCTTGATCCGTGCCGTCTGTGACCGCGCGCGTGAGGGCGATACGCCGCAACTGCGCGAGCGGTTCGCGGAAACGGCCCGGAAATTCGGGCTGGAACAGGAACCCGGCATAAATGAGCTGTGGGTCTGCCAGACGGTGGCCGAGCAGGTCAATTCGCGCCTTGAGGCGGTGGCCGCGGAACTCAACGGGCGGTCGCCTGCGCGGATGGAAAATCTCAGCCGGAATATAAAAGGCACAATCGTGGGCCAGAACGAGGCGGTGGAGCTGGTCGCCGCGCGGATAGCCAAGTCGTCGGCTTTTGCCGGGCATAAAACCGACAAGCCGCTGGTGTTTTATTTTGTCGGTCCGCGCGGAGTGGGAAAAACGGAGCTTGCCAGGCGGATGGCTGTTTCGCTTATCGGAAATGACGAGGATATGTACGTTTTCGATATGTCAAAATACAGCCGCGAGGAGAGCCTGCGGCGTATTTTCGGTTCGAGCGATACCGAGGGCCGGCTGGAGCTGGCGGTAAAGGAATCGCCGTTCGGGCTGGTGCTGTTTGAAAATGCGGATAAAACCCTGCCGATGTTTTACAATCTGCTGGCTTCTTTTATCGAGGAAGTCGGTTCGCGCGGAGTGGAACTGCGCAATATCATTTTTGTGATCGCGTCGGGCCTGTTTTTCGAGGTGACGGATATAGCCAAATATCCGTCTGACAAAGAAATAGTGAAATCGGTGATGGACAGGATTCCGACAGTTATCCAGCATCATATAAGCGATGTTGTGCCATTCCGTCCGCTGAGCGTGCAGAGCGCGAACCTGATACTGCTTAAATGGATAGACGAAGCGCGCACCACAATGCAGAAGGAACACGGCGTGTACATCCAGATGGGCCGGGAAGTGGAGCGCGCGCTTGTGCGCACGGGGCTGAGCCTGGAATCGGGCACATACCGGCTGAGAATGGTTTTTGACCAGATTGTAATGCAGCCGCTCCAGCGCGTAATATCGGCCGGAGTGGTGGTGAAGCATAAACAGTGGGTGTTTATTCTGTCGGACGATCATGTGGTGCTGATGCCTAAAAAAGATTCCGAAACAAAAGCCTAGTTTCCATTGCGCCGGGTGCGAGGCCCGGGCGCTTTCCTTCCATGGGGTAATGAAATATTGTTTGTCCGGCCGGCTGATTGCCGGCGGACGGCCCGGTGTCGGCTGCGCCCGGGTTGATGCCGAGTCTATCCGTGGCATGGCGTATTATCACGGGGGTGCAGGCGCCGGTATCCTCTAAATCGTGGTGCGTCAGTTTTGCCGGGAGTTCGGCGGTTGTGGTGAAAAAGGCCTAACCCGAATATGGGTCTTTGGATGGTGTTGAACTTTCTTTTTTTCAAGTAAACTTATATTGGCCGTGCTGATTAATCAGGGTTTGCGGCGAGTTTTGCGTATTATACGCAGCAGCAGGCGGACAGTAACGGCAGTAACTGAAGGGAAGACGTTCCCGGTTTTGATTTGGGAATGTAAAACAGTCAAAAAATAAATAAGGAGAGGGTACATTATGAAATCAAACCGTATGCTTTTTGCCGGTATGGCGCTGGCTGTGGCCGTAATGGGCGGCGGAATGGCGTTTGCGGCTGATCAAACCCAGAAAGATATTGACCAGCTGAACAAATCCATAGCGGAAAAAGGCGGAAAATGGGTGGCGGGCAGGACTTCCGTGTCAGACATGTCGTCGCAGGCCCAGCAGTATCTGGTCGGGCTTGGCGTGGAACCTTTAGACATAGGCGCGGCTCCGTTAAAAATGGGCCGTGCGATATTGCCGGAAAGCCTGGACTGGCGCGCCAATAACGGCGATTTCGTTACAGGCGTCCGCAATCAGGGCCAGTGCGGCTCCTGCTGGGCGTTTGCAATGACCGGTGCGCTTGAGTCTTACGCGCTGAGAGCCAAAAACACGCCCAATCGGGATCTGGATCTGTCTGAGCAGGTAATGGTATCCTGCAGCGGAGCCGGTTCCTGCAAAGGCGGGCGGCTTAATGCGGATTATCTCACCACTACCGGTCTTCCGCCGGAAAGCTACTATCCTTATACCCAGACTGACGGGTCCTGCTCGAACGTAAAACCGGGCTGGGAAAAAGAAACGAATAAAATCGGTTCCTGGGGCTCGGTTTCCAAGAGTGTTGAGGAACTGAAGGCGGCTTTGAATCAATTCGGTCCTGTGCCGACGGCGTTTATGGTTTACCGGGATTTCATGAGCTACAAGTCCGGTGTCTATTCTTATACATCAGGCGAACTGATGGGCGGGCACGGCGTACTGCTGGTCGGGTACAATGACGCTGAGAAGTATTTTATCGTGAAAAACAGCTGGGGCCCGAACTGGGGCGAGAACGGTTTTTTCAAGATCGCCTATTCCGAAATGGATAACCAGGTAAAATTCGGGATGATGACAATCGCGTATTATACGGACGATCAGGCCGGAGAATAAATTG
This window contains:
- a CDS encoding C1 family peptidase; protein product: MKSNRMLFAGMALAVAVMGGGMAFAADQTQKDIDQLNKSIAEKGGKWVAGRTSVSDMSSQAQQYLVGLGVEPLDIGAAPLKMGRAILPESLDWRANNGDFVTGVRNQGQCGSCWAFAMTGALESYALRAKNTPNRDLDLSEQVMVSCSGAGSCKGGRLNADYLTTTGLPPESYYPYTQTDGSCSNVKPGWEKETNKIGSWGSVSKSVEELKAALNQFGPVPTAFMVYRDFMSYKSGVYSYTSGELMGGHGVLLVGYNDAEKYFIVKNSWGPNWGENGFFKIAYSEMDNQVKFGMMTIAYYTDDQAGE
- a CDS encoding squalene/phytoene synthase family protein, translating into MNPALFPILKKTSRSLYLSIRALPPRMSEAFCVCYLLCRAADSVADTKVVPYETRLSRIGIFPQLLTDARARAEHADSLVRDLTAGSDLPHEKELIARLPDILSAYDSMPAAERDITLQTVRDVCRGMTADLELFGRDETTMRAFGSAGQLDEYCHYIGGGPGLFWTRLAVICKVMRDPDLRNEARADGIGKALQITNILRDVASDLRIGRCYFPIQDIRAAGLEPRGLLQPASMPKFRPVLRKWLLWGLDNLASAEDYMRAIPKSQLRMRAAVAWPVYMCLDTLAEIAKTDNILDPAVKAKINRGQVYTMIAKTPAVLLSNTAFSKAYRLRRETLLSIMEKPAR
- a CDS encoding AAA family ATPase, coding for MKKLSEVSVLAWNIAGAEAISAKFDTIRREHLFVSLTEIEKLLSLTAAKLNFSDAQVRRAADEYADISGIFEKLKLDPRKLRRTVRAAMGEGKTGALSGNIRRSAECKEIFQQAEALADSREQVSSLDLLAALMGSPGKIISDALSDYGVEPSRMLSATNEARLGKKQAQGGAQKSGAEAAPAEQARPEAAAPKARDNERFMPPALRSDKENAAPAAEKQNPGSDRFKPPLPEPDHLAEELFGPRREPARMDNSPYAPPLPARGPAGEKPKIIVRGASGYGDEYVPPKHADKILKIGRNLVRRASEKMLLPAVQREKEVKAVFDILDRNAKMPLLIGEDGVGKSVLIHTLAMRVWDNTAPAMMKGANIIEFSTGELLSAADGDPAEFFKSILKEAEKHPSVYLYVTDLHELLKRADSLSILLKDFVMDRGVHVIGGTTPKGFKEDIEPEKKFAVYFEPVDVKEPDQAAVLEILRANKTGLEIKSGGRLTDRALLAAYTLSTRFGLPGFMPRKALGLIRAVCDRAREGDTPQLRERFAETARKFGLEQEPGINELWVCQTVAEQVNSRLEAVAAELNGRSPARMENLSRNIKGTIVGQNEAVELVAARIAKSSAFAGHKTDKPLVFYFVGPRGVGKTELARRMAVSLIGNDEDMYVFDMSKYSREESLRRIFGSSDTEGRLELAVKESPFGLVLFENADKTLPMFYNLLASFIEEVGSRGVELRNIIFVIASGLFFEVTDIAKYPSDKEIVKSVMDRIPTVIQHHISDVVPFRPLSVQSANLILLKWIDEARTTMQKEHGVYIQMGREVERALVRTGLSLESGTYRLRMVFDQIVMQPLQRVISAGVVVKHKQWVFILSDDHVVLMPKKDSETKA